In a single window of the Drosophila miranda strain MSH22 chromosome XL, D.miranda_PacBio2.1, whole genome shotgun sequence genome:
- the LOC108152091 gene encoding regucalcin isoform X2, with protein sequence MSYKVEPLPDSYAGLGEGPHWDVATQSLYYVDLEAGKLLRYDFKQNKVYKTQIEGESFAAFVLPIKGKPQEFAVGCARRVVIVNWDGVSPVAKVVRTLFEVQPEMDKNRLNDAKADPRGRFFGGTMRYIGDEFEFRHGELYKWEAGGQVSIVKGDVGISNGLAWDEKAKKFYYIDTTDYEVKSYDYDFETGVSSNPKVIFNLRKTSPKDHLLPDGLTIDTEGNLYVATFNGATIFKVNPNTGKVLLEIKFPTKQITSAAFGGPNLDILYVTTAAKFDQPAPAGTTYKVTGLNATGYPGAYLKA encoded by the exons ATGTCCTACAAAGTTGAACCACTTCCTGACTCCTATGCCGGCCTAGGAGAGGGTCCCCACTGGGATGTGGCCACCCAGAGCTTGTACTACGTCGATTTGGAGGCTGGAAAACTGCTTCGTTACGACTTCAAGCAGAACAAGGTGTACAAGACGCAGATTGAAGGCGAGAGTTTCGCCGCCTTCGTCCTGCCGATTAAGGGCAAGCCCCAGGAGTTTGCCGTTGGCTGTGCTCGCCGCGTGGTGATTGTCAACTGGGATGGAGTCTCGCCAGTGGCCAAGGTGGTGCGCACCCTGTTCGAGGTACAGCCGGAGATGGATAAGAACCGCTTGAATGACGCCAAGGCCGATCCCCGTGGTCGCTTCTTTGGCGGCACCATGCGCTACATTGGCGATGAGTTTGAGTTCCGTCACGGTGAGCTCTACAAGTGGGAGGCTGGCGGCCAGGTGTCCATTGTGAAGGGTGATGTGGGCATCTCCAACGGCTTGGCCTGGGACGAGAAGGCCAAGAAGTTTTACTACATTGACACCACCGACTACGAGGTCAAGTCATACGATTACGATTTCGAGACAGGCGTGTCCAGCAACCCCAAGGTGATCTTCAACTTGCGCAAGACCAGCCCCAAGGATCATCTGCTGCCCGACGGTCTAACCATCGACACCGAGGGTAATCTCTATGTGGCCACATTTAACGGTGCCACCATCTTCAAGGTCAACCCAAA CACCGGCAAGGTCCTGTTGGAAATCAAGTTTCCCACCAAGCAGATAACCTCGGCTGCTTTCGGTGGCCCCAACCTGGACATTCTCTATGTGACAACCGCGGCCAAGTTCGACCAGCCGGCCCCAGCGGGCACCACCTATAAGGTGACGGGCCTGAATGCCACCGGCTATCCAGGCGCCTATCTAAAGGCCTAG
- the LOC108152141 gene encoding chromatin accessibility complex 16kD protein translates to MVEPKTTAPHQRTPTAETVLPLSRVRTIMKSSMDTGLITNEVLFLMTKCSELFVQHLAREAYAASCSKETSDTLKYEHLSQLVNKSSNLEFLLQIVPEKIRVHTFQEMLRLNRSGATSDDDDDDSESESESESDE, encoded by the coding sequence ATGGTCGAGCCGAAAACTACAGCACCGCACCAACGGACCCCCACTGCCGAGACCGTTCTCCCCCTCAGCCGGGTGCGGACAATCATGAAGAGCTCGATGGACACCGGCTTAATTACGAATGAAGTGCTCTTCCTGATGACCAAATGTAGTGAGCTCTTTGTGCAGCATTTGGCGCGAGAAGCCTACGCGGCCTCTTGTTCCAAGGAGACAAGTGACACCCTCAAGTATGAGCATCTCTCTCAGCTGGTGAACAAGAGCTCGAATCTCGAGTTTCTTCTGCAAATTGTTCCAGAGAAGATACGTGTGCACACATTCCAAGAAATGCTCCGGCTAAATCGTTCCGGTGCCACCAgcgatgatgacgatgatgattcTGAATCCGAATCTGAGTCCGAATCGGATGAATGA
- the LOC108152131 gene encoding LSM12 homolog A isoform X1 produces MAAATATAGNAVNDCFSIGSTVMCTTCFNEEVEGEVLAFDHNTKMLILKCRSKTTEELSDIYVLNLSLCSNVQVIKECNGNFVAEPQKLNLEQVSSNVKMRLKKAVERRREYLKSQNADVSSEAQELYRAIAKQYGYNEVSWQGLNIQILNEVTISPPYRVDNVVSSSNNETSCNYIKRIIKQFFNSRISGAQDSTSNAAASTSSASVSPTSSSLSSSNAASGSPVPAN; encoded by the exons ATGgccgctgccactgcaacCGCCGGCAATGCAGTGAACGACTGCTTCAGCATTGGATCCACAGTGATGTGCACAACCTGTTTCAATGAGGAAGTGGAGGGCGAGGTTCTCGCTTTCGACCATAACACAAAGATGCTTATCTTGA AATGCCGATCGAAGACAACGGAGGAGCTGAGTGATATCTATGTGTTGAATCTTTCGCTATGCAGCAACGTGCAGGTGATCAAGGAGTGCAACGGGAACTTCGTCGCGGAACCGCAGAAGTTAAATCTGGAACAGGTGAGCAGCAAC GTTAAAATGCGGCTGAAGAAAGCAGTGGAACGTCGTCGGGAGTATCTCAAGTCCCAGAACGCTGACGTGAGCTCAGAAGCACAAGAACTTTATAGAGCGATAGCCAAACAATATGGG TACAATGAAGTATCATGGCAGGGACTGAACATACAGATCCTTAACGAAGTCACCATTTCGCCACCGTACCGAGTGGACAACGTAGTATCGAGTTCAAACAACGAAACCTCGTGCAACTACATTAAGCGCATC ATCAAACAGTTCTTCAACTCCAGAATTTCGGGGGCACAGGATAGTACTTCCAATGCTGCGGCCAGCACTTCGTCAGCGTCGGTCTCCCCAACATCTTCATCTCTGTCATCGAGTAATGCTGCTTCTGGGTCGCCGGTTCCCGCTAACTAA
- the LOC108152131 gene encoding LSM12 homolog A isoform X2, translating into MAAATATAGNAVNDCFSIGSTVMCTTCFNEEVEGEVLAFDHNTKMLILKCRSKTTEELSDIYVLNLSLCSNVQVIKECNGNFVAEPQKLNLEQVKMRLKKAVERRREYLKSQNADVSSEAQELYRAIAKQYGYNEVSWQGLNIQILNEVTISPPYRVDNVVSSSNNETSCNYIKRIIKQFFNSRISGAQDSTSNAAASTSSASVSPTSSSLSSSNAASGSPVPAN; encoded by the exons ATGgccgctgccactgcaacCGCCGGCAATGCAGTGAACGACTGCTTCAGCATTGGATCCACAGTGATGTGCACAACCTGTTTCAATGAGGAAGTGGAGGGCGAGGTTCTCGCTTTCGACCATAACACAAAGATGCTTATCTTGA AATGCCGATCGAAGACAACGGAGGAGCTGAGTGATATCTATGTGTTGAATCTTTCGCTATGCAGCAACGTGCAGGTGATCAAGGAGTGCAACGGGAACTTCGTCGCGGAACCGCAGAAGTTAAATCTGGAACAG GTTAAAATGCGGCTGAAGAAAGCAGTGGAACGTCGTCGGGAGTATCTCAAGTCCCAGAACGCTGACGTGAGCTCAGAAGCACAAGAACTTTATAGAGCGATAGCCAAACAATATGGG TACAATGAAGTATCATGGCAGGGACTGAACATACAGATCCTTAACGAAGTCACCATTTCGCCACCGTACCGAGTGGACAACGTAGTATCGAGTTCAAACAACGAAACCTCGTGCAACTACATTAAGCGCATC ATCAAACAGTTCTTCAACTCCAGAATTTCGGGGGCACAGGATAGTACTTCCAATGCTGCGGCCAGCACTTCGTCAGCGTCGGTCTCCCCAACATCTTCATCTCTGTCATCGAGTAATGCTGCTTCTGGGTCGCCGGTTCCCGCTAACTAA
- the LOC108153584 gene encoding pleiotropic regulator 1 — protein MEDVQKHSVHTLIFRSLKRTHDLFVSNQGNLPDVDDRLDKQRRSIKAKDTYGSLLDRVATANEPRRTPSGHAVERPLAITDGSTDTANSMLKFNADARRPDTVLSIPGSNSTSLVRASMPNNGNGPGSNGASNLQLIPKKAPTIPKPKWHAPWKLSRVISGHLGWVRCIAVEPGNEWFATGAGDRVIKIWDLASGKLKLSLTGHVSTVRGVAVSTKHPYLFSCGEDRQVKCWDLEYNKVIRHYHGHLSAVYSLALHPTIDVLATSGRDSTARIWDMRTKANVHTLSGHTNTVASVVAQATNPQIITGSHDSTVRLWDLAAGKSVCTLTNHKKSVRSVVLHPSLYMFASASPDNIKQWRCPEGNFVQNISGHTAIVNCMAANNDGVLVSGGDNGTMFFWDWRTGYNFQRFQAPVQPGSMDSEAGIFAMCFDHSGTRLITAEADKTIKVYKEDDEASEETHPVNWRPDLLKRRKF, from the exons ATGGAGGACGTGCAAAAGCACAGCGTGCACACGCTTATATTCCGCTCCCTAAAGCGCACACACGATCTGTTTGTCTCCAATCAAGGAAACCTGCCAGATGTCGACGACCGACT GGACAAGCAGCGGCGGTCGATCAAGGCCAAAGATACCTATGGCTCCTTGCTTGACAGGGTTGCGACAGCCAATGAGCCCAGAAGGACACCATCAGGACATGCCGTGGAAAGACCACTGGCCATCACAGACGGGAGCACAGACACTGCTAACAGCATGTTGAAGTTCAATGCCGATGCGCGTCGCCCCGACACGGTGCTGTCCATACCGGGTAGCAATAGCACATCCCTCGTACGGGCCTCCATGCCCAACAATGGCAATGGACCCGGATCCAATGGCGCCAGCAATCTGCAGCTCATACCAAAGAAGGCACCCACCATACCGAAGCCCAAGTGGCATGCACCCTGGAAACTCTCCCGCGTCATTTCCGGACATTTGGGTTGGGTCCGTTGCATAGCTGTAGAGCCGGGCAACGAGTGGTTCGCCACCGGTGCCGGGGATCGTGTCATCAAAATCTGGGATTTGGCCAGCGGTAAGCTGAAACTCTCGCTCACCGGCCACGTGAGCACCGTGAGGGGAGTGGCAGTCAGCACCAAGCATCCGTATCTGTTCAGCTGCGGCGAGGATCGCCAGGTGAAGTGCTGGGATCTGGAGTACAACAAAGTGATCCGACATTACCATGGCCATCTGTCTGCAGTCTACTCACTGGCCCTCCATCCGACCATCGATGTGCTGGCCACCTCTGGGCGCGATTCCACGGCTCGCATCTGGGACATGAGGACCAAGGCCAATGTGCACACGCTGTCCGGGCACACCAATACGGTGGCTAGTGTGGTGGCCCAGGCCACCAATCCACAGATCATCACTGGATCCCACGACTCGACCGTGCGCCTGTGGGATCTGGCTGCCGGTAAGAGCGTCTGCACCCTGACCAACCACAAGAAGTCTGTGCGCAGCGTTGTGCTGCATCCATCGTTGTACATGTTCGCCTCCGCCTCGCCCGACAACATCAAGCAGTGGCGCTGTCCCGAGGGCAATTTCGTGCAAAACATCTCCGGCCACACGGCCATTGTCAACTGTATGGCGGCCAATAACGATGGCGTGCTCGTCTCTGGCGGCGACAACGGCACCATGTTCTTCTGGGACTGGCGCACCGGCTACAATTTCCAGCGATTCCAGGCCCCCGTCCAGCCCGGCTCCATGGACAGCGAGGCGGGCATATTTGCCATGTGCTTCGACCATTCGGGCACGCGTCTTATCACCGCTGAGGCGGACAAGACGATCAAGGTGTACAAGGAGGATGACGAGGCCAGCGAGGAGACGCATCCAGTCAACTGGCGGCCAGATCTGCTAAAGCGTCGCAAGTTCTAA
- the LOC108152091 gene encoding regucalcin isoform X1, whose protein sequence is MLTSIRFLPLTIALTGALFGLTMSYKVEPLPDSYAGLGEGPHWDVATQSLYYVDLEAGKLLRYDFKQNKVYKTQIEGESFAAFVLPIKGKPQEFAVGCARRVVIVNWDGVSPVAKVVRTLFEVQPEMDKNRLNDAKADPRGRFFGGTMRYIGDEFEFRHGELYKWEAGGQVSIVKGDVGISNGLAWDEKAKKFYYIDTTDYEVKSYDYDFETGVSSNPKVIFNLRKTSPKDHLLPDGLTIDTEGNLYVATFNGATIFKVNPNTGKVLLEIKFPTKQITSAAFGGPNLDILYVTTAAKFDQPAPAGTTYKVTGLNATGYPGAYLKA, encoded by the exons ATGCTGACTTCCATCAGATTTCTCCCGCTGACCATCGCCCTAACGGGAGCTCTCTTTGGCTTGACG ATGTCCTACAAAGTTGAACCACTTCCTGACTCCTATGCCGGCCTAGGAGAGGGTCCCCACTGGGATGTGGCCACCCAGAGCTTGTACTACGTCGATTTGGAGGCTGGAAAACTGCTTCGTTACGACTTCAAGCAGAACAAGGTGTACAAGACGCAGATTGAAGGCGAGAGTTTCGCCGCCTTCGTCCTGCCGATTAAGGGCAAGCCCCAGGAGTTTGCCGTTGGCTGTGCTCGCCGCGTGGTGATTGTCAACTGGGATGGAGTCTCGCCAGTGGCCAAGGTGGTGCGCACCCTGTTCGAGGTACAGCCGGAGATGGATAAGAACCGCTTGAATGACGCCAAGGCCGATCCCCGTGGTCGCTTCTTTGGCGGCACCATGCGCTACATTGGCGATGAGTTTGAGTTCCGTCACGGTGAGCTCTACAAGTGGGAGGCTGGCGGCCAGGTGTCCATTGTGAAGGGTGATGTGGGCATCTCCAACGGCTTGGCCTGGGACGAGAAGGCCAAGAAGTTTTACTACATTGACACCACCGACTACGAGGTCAAGTCATACGATTACGATTTCGAGACAGGCGTGTCCAGCAACCCCAAGGTGATCTTCAACTTGCGCAAGACCAGCCCCAAGGATCATCTGCTGCCCGACGGTCTAACCATCGACACCGAGGGTAATCTCTATGTGGCCACATTTAACGGTGCCACCATCTTCAAGGTCAACCCAAA CACCGGCAAGGTCCTGTTGGAAATCAAGTTTCCCACCAAGCAGATAACCTCGGCTGCTTTCGGTGGCCCCAACCTGGACATTCTCTATGTGACAACCGCGGCCAAGTTCGACCAGCCGGCCCCAGCGGGCACCACCTATAAGGTGACGGGCCTGAATGCCACCGGCTATCCAGGCGCCTATCTAAAGGCCTAG